The stretch of DNA GAGTTACACCGAGCCGGGCTCATCGAGGAAAATCCCAAGACCGTGGCCGCCAGGATTCGCGCCGTGCCTACATTGGCGCAGGCTCTGAGTGACGCCGGCTACGTTCAAGAAAACACATCGGAGGACCTGGAAATCAAGCGCGCCGTTTATAAGCAGATGGACGAGTTAGCGCCACCGCATTGCATTCTCGCCAGTTCCACCTCCACCATTCAGACCTCACGCTTTAGCGAGGGGCTGCCCGGCAAGCACCGTTGCATCGTGGCGCACCCGGTGAATCCGCCGCACATCGTGCCCGTGGTGGAAGTCTCGCCCGCGCCTTGGACCAGCGAGGAAGTCACGCAACGCACCTTGGACTTGCACACCCGGGTGGCGCAGGTTCCCATCACCGTCAAGCGCGAGGTGGAGGGTTTCATCCTCAACCGCTTACAAGCGGCGCTCTTGCTGGAAGCCTGGCGGTTGGTCAAGGAGGGCTATGTCAGCGTGGAAGATGCGGATAAGTGCATCCGCGACGGCCTTGGGTTGCGCTGGGCCTTCATGGGGCCCTTCGAGACCATCGACCTCAACGCGCCGGGCGGCATCCCTGATTACGCACGGCGCTACGGCGCCAAGATGTTTGGGATGATGGAGGACGTCAAGCACGAGCCTTGGGATGCCAAACTGATCGCCGAGGTTAATGCACAATGGCGACAAATCATGCCGCAAGATAAGCACGCCGAGCGCGAAGCTTGGCGCGACCGGCGGTTGATGGCCCTGGCCGCGCACAAGCGCGGCATGGCCGAGAAAGAGTCGCACAAATAGCCCCCATTCACTCACGGAGATTTTCCATGGCACAACGTAAAGTCATCATCACCTGCGCAGTCACGGGCGCTAT from Betaproteobacteria bacterium encodes:
- a CDS encoding 3-hydroxyacyl-CoA dehydrogenase, giving the protein MEKIAVIGSGLIGRAWAMVFARAGHNVTIWDNVPEAMPKALALIEEGLVELHRAGLIEENPKTVAARIRAVPTLAQALSDAGYVQENTSEDLEIKRAVYKQMDELAPPHCILASSTSTIQTSRFSEGLPGKHRCIVAHPVNPPHIVPVVEVSPAPWTSEEVTQRTLDLHTRVAQVPITVKREVEGFILNRLQAALLLEAWRLVKEGYVSVEDADKCIRDGLGLRWAFMGPFETIDLNAPGGIPDYARRYGAKMFGMMEDVKHEPWDAKLIAEVNAQWRQIMPQDKHAEREAWRDRRLMALAAHKRGMAEKESHK